In Terriglobia bacterium, the following proteins share a genomic window:
- the rpmE gene encoding 50S ribosomal protein L31 → MKTEIHPDYHDVQVVCACGHSFQTRSTYKDTVLHVEICSNCHPFFTGKQKLVDSAGRVERFQKKYANFRKAKAEAAPAKIGK, encoded by the coding sequence ATGAAAACCGAAATACACCCGGATTACCACGACGTTCAGGTTGTGTGCGCCTGCGGACACTCATTCCAGACGCGCTCGACCTATAAGGACACCGTCCTGCACGTGGAAATCTGTTCGAATTGCCACCCTTTCTTCACCGGCAAACAGAAGCTGGTTGACAGCGCAGGAAGGGTGGAGCGTTTCCAAAAGAAATACGCGAATTTTCGCAAAGCCAAAGCAGAGGCCGCTCCGGCCAAGATTGGGAAATAG